A window of Fodinibius salinus contains these coding sequences:
- the menC gene encoding o-succinylbenzoate synthase has translation MLKAFKYNIPFTSQLETSNKTYSHRRGLILELRINECSYYAEAAPLPGFSSELVDDILRQISQQHQQIQAAFNYHYPTDKLNHLYQDQDIFPALAFALDTLACQIENEHQEQSLSAYLFDDCQPELPVNALGTLNGKNDIQKIKTIAKQGYKTVKFKIGTDFDHEFQALQKIRSSFPALNIRLDANRAWELEEAVNNCKQLESLDIEYCEEPLKEVSVSGFKKLTKNTNLPLAIDESVTTIPFWHKLLPTTSFVVVKPMVIGQFATIFDIYKQVKYHQNELIFTSSLELIIGRIMTAILAMGLGSQTHAHGLGTAKLLADDLQSNSYITNGIFSLPKEGMAININTEKLEGFSTYNFNNGK, from the coding sequence ATGCTTAAAGCATTTAAATATAACATTCCTTTTACGAGTCAGCTGGAAACCAGCAATAAAACGTATAGCCATCGGCGCGGACTTATTCTTGAGCTCCGTATTAATGAATGCTCCTATTATGCCGAAGCCGCTCCCCTGCCCGGCTTTTCTTCTGAATTGGTCGATGATATTCTTCGTCAAATATCTCAACAGCATCAACAGATACAGGCGGCCTTTAATTATCACTATCCGACTGACAAATTAAACCATCTATATCAGGATCAAGATATTTTTCCGGCACTGGCTTTTGCATTGGATACTTTAGCCTGTCAAATAGAAAACGAGCACCAAGAACAATCGCTCTCTGCTTATCTTTTTGATGATTGCCAACCGGAACTTCCCGTTAACGCTCTCGGAACACTCAACGGCAAAAATGACATCCAAAAAATAAAAACTATAGCTAAGCAGGGATATAAAACGGTAAAGTTTAAAATTGGAACTGATTTTGATCATGAATTTCAGGCTTTGCAAAAAATTCGATCTTCCTTTCCTGCACTTAATATCCGACTGGATGCTAACCGTGCCTGGGAACTAGAAGAAGCCGTCAATAACTGCAAACAGCTTGAGTCACTGGATATTGAATATTGCGAAGAACCCCTTAAAGAAGTATCTGTAAGTGGTTTTAAAAAGCTCACTAAAAATACCAACTTACCGTTGGCAATTGACGAATCGGTAACTACCATCCCTTTTTGGCATAAGTTATTGCCAACTACATCTTTTGTGGTAGTAAAACCAATGGTTATAGGCCAATTTGCAACTATTTTTGATATTTATAAACAAGTAAAGTACCATCAAAATGAGCTGATTTTTACCAGTAGTCTAGAATTAATTATCGGACGAATTATGACAGCCATATTAGCGATGGGACTAGGTTCACAGACCCACGCACATGGTTTGGGAACTGCAAAATTATTGGCAGATGATCTACAATCTAATAGTTATATTACTAATGGAATATTTTCACTGCCTAAGGAAGGAATGGCTATAAACATCAACACTGAAAAACTGGAAGGTTTTTCAACATATAACTTTAACAACGGCAAATAA
- a CDS encoding aminotransferase class IV encodes MEDNSNLICFDGDIKPAGSPLAGAQSRGLMYGDGVFETFRTYGDKVLFLKKHLERLRGGLDELDIKHPEAVRTGQISDYIQTLKEQNDLAGKDAVIRLQVWREGARGYHPDDIEKSHFMISASSCPAGFKPIELATVETKRIPSQSLPSKYKFTNGINYILAAQQASRKGADDALMETLSGYVSETTIANIFWRKGSTIFTPSKECELLPGITRAIVMDIIRRHGKWNLEEDTYNIDHLADAEAVWVCNSVREIVAVQKINDETYNIDDPLLAELKDRFHDLVNKNLKPLY; translated from the coding sequence ATGGAAGATAATAGCAATTTAATTTGCTTTGATGGTGATATTAAGCCTGCCGGCTCTCCACTGGCCGGGGCTCAGTCTCGGGGACTTATGTATGGTGATGGGGTTTTCGAAACTTTTAGAACATATGGAGATAAAGTACTTTTTCTTAAAAAACATTTAGAACGGTTGCGTGGTGGGCTTGACGAGCTGGATATCAAACATCCTGAGGCGGTACGAACAGGTCAAATTTCAGATTACATCCAAACACTTAAAGAACAGAATGACTTAGCTGGAAAGGATGCTGTAATACGCCTGCAGGTTTGGAGGGAAGGAGCACGCGGATACCATCCGGATGATATTGAAAAATCTCATTTTATGATATCTGCATCTTCTTGTCCTGCAGGCTTTAAGCCTATAGAATTAGCAACTGTTGAAACTAAAAGAATACCATCACAATCATTGCCTTCAAAGTATAAATTTACCAATGGAATAAACTATATTCTGGCTGCTCAGCAGGCATCCCGCAAGGGAGCTGATGATGCGCTTATGGAAACACTTTCGGGATATGTTTCGGAAACAACTATTGCTAATATTTTTTGGCGAAAGGGTTCAACGATATTTACCCCTTCAAAAGAATGCGAGCTACTGCCTGGTATAACGCGAGCTATTGTGATGGATATCATTCGGCGGCATGGAAAATGGAATCTTGAAGAAGATACCTATAACATTGACCATCTTGCTGATGCCGAGGCTGTTTGGGTATGTAACTCAGTACGCGAAATTGTCGCTGTGCAAAAAATTAATGATGAAACCTATAATATAGATGATCCGTTACTTGCAGAGCTAAAAGATCGTTTTCATGACTTGGTTAATAAAAATTTAAAACCTTTGTACTAA
- the pfkA gene encoding 6-phosphofructokinase → MAKQEKNPDKIGVLTSGGDAPGMNAAIRAVVRSCVYYDITPYGIYQGYQGFIDDKFEKMEAGSVKHIIHQGGTVLKSARSADFRTDQGMEKAWKNVQKHDLDALVVIGGDGTFSGALEFGERYDFSIVGIPGTIDNDIFGTDFTVGFDTAVNTVVEAVDKIRDTATSHNRLFFIEVMGRDAGFIAVYSGIGAGAEEVLIPEIDRDVDKLFQSLERTSQRKKSSRLVIVAEGESKSVFELEDEVQQRFGDRYETKVTILGHVQRGGRPNTADRVLASRLGVRSVEALMNGRRNVMVGVRNRSVTFTDFKKATERKPEMDDALLRIADIISI, encoded by the coding sequence TTGGCTAAGCAAGAAAAAAATCCTGATAAAATTGGTGTACTAACATCCGGTGGGGATGCACCCGGTATGAATGCAGCGATCCGAGCAGTGGTACGTTCGTGTGTGTATTATGACATTACACCATATGGAATTTATCAGGGATACCAAGGTTTTATCGATGACAAGTTTGAAAAAATGGAGGCCGGATCGGTCAAGCATATTATTCATCAGGGAGGAACGGTATTGAAATCGGCCCGAAGTGCTGATTTTAGGACAGATCAAGGTATGGAGAAAGCCTGGAAGAATGTACAAAAACATGATCTCGATGCGTTAGTTGTTATTGGGGGCGATGGCACATTCTCAGGTGCATTGGAGTTTGGAGAACGGTATGACTTTTCTATTGTAGGAATTCCCGGTACAATCGACAATGATATTTTTGGTACTGATTTTACAGTTGGGTTTGATACGGCCGTTAATACCGTTGTTGAGGCTGTAGATAAAATAAGAGATACTGCTACTTCGCATAACCGACTGTTTTTTATTGAGGTAATGGGCCGTGATGCCGGATTTATAGCCGTGTATTCGGGTATCGGTGCCGGTGCTGAGGAGGTATTGATACCCGAGATAGATCGGGATGTGGATAAGCTTTTCCAATCATTGGAACGCACCTCACAGCGTAAAAAAAGCTCTCGGTTGGTGATCGTAGCCGAAGGGGAAAGTAAAAGTGTTTTTGAGTTGGAAGACGAGGTACAGCAACGTTTTGGTGATCGTTATGAAACAAAAGTTACTATATTAGGACATGTGCAACGGGGTGGTCGTCCTAATACTGCAGATCGCGTACTGGCCAGTAGGTTGGGCGTAAGATCGGTTGAAGCGTTAATGAATGGTCGTCGTAACGTGATGGTAGGCGTGCGGAACAGGTCGGTTACATTTACCGATTTTAAGAAAGCGACAGAGCGTAAGCCAGAGATGGATGACGCACTGCTCCGTATTGCTGATATTATTTCAATTTAA
- the ispG gene encoding flavodoxin-dependent (E)-4-hydroxy-3-methylbut-2-enyl-diphosphate synthase, whose protein sequence is MADIKRRDSIQVMVGDVPVGGGAPVVVQSMTNTTTSNVEATVDQIKHLHRAGSEIVRITVNNDEAAQAVPHIKEQLLEDDVNVPIVGDFHYNGHKLLVDYPEAAKALSKFRINPGNTGTKTRDENFCTIVEQAIKHDKPVRIGVNWGSLDQKLLAQKMDANNELENPKSSKQVMLDTMVESARRSAELAENVGLASNKIIISCKMSHVQDVVHVYERIAKMLDYPLHVGLTEAGMGMKGTVASTAALSVLLQQGIGDTIRVSLTPKPGGDRAEEVRICQQVLQSLGIRNFVPQVTACPGCGRTESTYFQELAEEIQEYLREMMPIWRDVYPGVEEMNVAVMGCVVNGPGESRNADIGISLPGTFEEPKAPVYMDGEHYKTLRGDNIGEEFRNILDDYVVNNYGSSNGEEKQQTAHQST, encoded by the coding sequence ATGGCTGACATTAAACGACGAGATTCAATACAAGTAATGGTTGGCGACGTGCCGGTAGGGGGCGGCGCACCGGTAGTGGTGCAATCAATGACTAATACTACTACTTCTAATGTGGAAGCAACTGTTGATCAGATTAAACATCTGCATCGAGCAGGCTCCGAAATTGTGCGCATTACCGTTAATAATGATGAAGCCGCCCAGGCGGTACCTCACATTAAAGAACAATTACTCGAAGATGATGTAAACGTACCCATTGTCGGAGATTTCCATTACAACGGCCACAAACTGCTTGTTGACTATCCCGAAGCAGCTAAAGCCCTTTCAAAGTTTCGCATTAATCCCGGTAATACCGGTACCAAAACGCGCGACGAAAACTTTTGTACTATTGTAGAGCAGGCCATTAAACACGATAAACCAGTACGCATTGGCGTTAACTGGGGATCTTTAGATCAAAAATTATTAGCTCAAAAGATGGATGCCAATAATGAGCTCGAGAATCCAAAGTCATCGAAACAGGTGATGCTCGATACGATGGTCGAAAGTGCGCGTCGGTCGGCCGAGCTAGCCGAAAATGTAGGACTGGCATCGAACAAAATTATCATTAGCTGTAAAATGTCGCATGTGCAGGATGTAGTACACGTTTATGAACGTATTGCCAAAATGTTGGATTACCCGCTACATGTAGGCCTCACCGAGGCTGGTATGGGGATGAAGGGGACAGTCGCTAGTACAGCAGCACTATCGGTGTTATTGCAACAGGGTATTGGCGATACCATTCGCGTATCACTAACGCCAAAGCCGGGCGGTGACCGTGCCGAAGAGGTACGTATTTGTCAACAAGTGTTACAGTCGCTGGGCATCAGAAATTTTGTGCCTCAAGTTACTGCTTGTCCGGGATGCGGACGAACGGAAAGTACCTACTTTCAAGAGCTTGCTGAAGAGATACAGGAGTACCTTCGTGAAATGATGCCCATTTGGCGCGATGTATATCCCGGTGTAGAGGAAATGAACGTTGCTGTTATGGGTTGTGTCGTAAACGGTCCCGGTGAGTCTCGAAATGCTGATATTGGTATTTCATTGCCTGGAACATTCGAAGAGCCCAAAGCACCAGTATATATGGATGGTGAGCATTACAAAACGTTGCGGGGTGATAACATTGGAGAAGAATTCCGGAATATTCTCGATGATTATGTTGTGAATAATTACGGCTCATCAAATGGCGAAGAAAAGCAGCAAACAGCTCATCAGTCTACTTGA
- a CDS encoding glutamine synthetase III has product MSKTIRRYDTLAAARNWSHNKNGDTFDAMNVTEIFGENTFQQDDLKEQLPKRIWKDLEKTIEEGEELNPDVADAVAVAMKDWAMDKGATHFTHWFQPLTGLTAEKHDSFITPNQGGGAITEFSGKDLIQGEPDASSFPNGGLRQTFEARGYTAWDPTSPAFIMENENGSYLCIPTAFASWTGEALDHKTPILRSNEALNKQVKRALEIFDVETKRATSTVGCEQEYFLIDQEFYYRRPDLMTSGRTLVGAKPPRGQELDDHYFGSIPERVLSFMLEAEQELYKLGIPVKTRHNEVAPSQYEIAPIFENCNIAADHQQLMMITLKRVARNYGLECMLHEKPFDGLNGSGKHLNWSISTSEGMNLLEPGDNPHDNMQFLFFFTAILKAVYENQDLLRISIAHAANDHRLGGNEAPPAIISTYIGDQLEDVIEQLLNGGAKESKQGGLMGLGSPVLPSLPKHAGDRNRTSPFAFTGNKFEFRAVGSSQSISFPIVVLNTIVADAIDELCTELEDNVDDSDSLEEALGAVIRDSLSESKDIIFNGDGYSDEWEEEAEERGLLNLPTTIDALPKLTDDKNIELFEKHNVLSEAEVYSRQEIWAEQYLTTLNIEADTTESMAKTMIYPAAVRYMNELAENVERIEKLGLDDEGSKAMLKKVNTTLNELNEALEELREAVLESNGDSIIDNAKHVKENVIPAMTKIRDAVDFLERHVADDYWPLPVYREMLFVK; this is encoded by the coding sequence ATGAGTAAAACAATCAGAAGATACGATACGTTGGCTGCAGCTCGAAACTGGTCCCACAATAAAAATGGGGATACATTTGATGCGATGAATGTAACTGAAATATTTGGCGAAAATACCTTTCAGCAAGATGACCTTAAAGAACAGCTACCCAAAAGAATATGGAAAGACTTAGAAAAAACAATTGAGGAGGGAGAGGAGCTGAATCCGGATGTGGCAGATGCTGTTGCGGTGGCTATGAAGGATTGGGCGATGGATAAAGGTGCTACCCATTTTACGCATTGGTTCCAACCGCTGACCGGACTTACGGCCGAAAAGCATGACAGTTTTATCACTCCCAATCAGGGCGGTGGAGCTATTACAGAGTTTTCTGGTAAAGATTTAATTCAGGGTGAACCCGATGCCTCCAGCTTTCCTAACGGAGGATTGCGACAGACGTTTGAAGCACGTGGTTATACGGCTTGGGATCCTACATCTCCGGCTTTTATCATGGAGAATGAAAACGGATCATACCTCTGTATTCCAACAGCTTTTGCATCATGGACGGGCGAAGCGCTTGACCACAAAACTCCGATATTGCGCTCCAATGAAGCGTTAAATAAGCAAGTTAAACGGGCACTGGAAATTTTTGATGTAGAGACTAAACGTGCTACTTCTACGGTAGGATGTGAGCAAGAGTATTTTCTAATTGATCAGGAGTTTTATTATCGCCGGCCGGATCTGATGACCTCGGGACGTACGTTGGTTGGGGCTAAACCACCGCGAGGACAAGAACTGGATGATCACTACTTTGGTTCTATACCCGAGCGCGTATTGTCTTTTATGCTGGAGGCTGAACAAGAGCTGTATAAGTTGGGCATCCCTGTTAAAACGCGACATAACGAGGTTGCTCCGAGCCAGTATGAAATAGCACCGATCTTTGAAAACTGTAATATTGCGGCCGACCATCAGCAATTGATGATGATTACGCTAAAACGTGTTGCTCGTAATTATGGACTGGAATGCATGCTCCATGAAAAGCCGTTTGATGGGCTTAACGGTAGCGGTAAGCACCTCAACTGGTCAATTAGTACCAGTGAGGGAATGAACTTGCTGGAACCTGGTGATAACCCGCATGATAATATGCAGTTCCTCTTTTTCTTTACGGCTATTCTTAAAGCGGTTTATGAAAATCAGGACCTGTTGCGTATCAGTATTGCACATGCCGCTAATGACCATCGATTAGGTGGCAATGAAGCTCCACCGGCTATTATATCGACTTATATCGGTGATCAGCTTGAAGATGTTATTGAACAATTGCTTAATGGGGGAGCCAAAGAGTCAAAACAAGGCGGACTTATGGGGCTCGGATCTCCGGTGTTGCCATCGTTGCCGAAGCATGCGGGAGACCGAAATCGAACATCTCCCTTTGCTTTTACCGGCAATAAGTTTGAATTTCGTGCCGTAGGATCCAGTCAGTCAATTTCATTTCCCATCGTAGTGCTTAATACGATTGTGGCAGATGCTATTGACGAGCTTTGTACTGAACTTGAGGATAATGTTGACGACAGTGATTCTCTCGAAGAGGCTCTCGGAGCTGTTATTCGAGATTCTCTTTCCGAGTCGAAAGATATCATTTTTAATGGTGACGGTTATTCAGATGAATGGGAAGAGGAGGCTGAAGAACGTGGGCTACTTAACTTGCCTACCACTATTGATGCATTGCCAAAGCTTACGGATGATAAAAATATTGAGCTCTTCGAAAAGCACAATGTGCTTTCGGAAGCTGAGGTGTATTCTAGGCAGGAAATTTGGGCCGAACAATATCTTACAACGCTCAATATTGAAGCAGATACTACTGAGTCGATGGCGAAGACGATGATTTATCCCGCTGCTGTTCGTTATATGAATGAGCTTGCTGAAAATGTAGAGCGTATCGAAAAATTAGGTCTCGATGATGAGGGATCCAAAGCAATGCTCAAAAAGGTTAATACAACCTTGAATGAGCTGAACGAAGCTCTCGAAGAACTTCGAGAAGCGGTATTGGAGTCAAACGGTGATTCTATTATTGATAACGCAAAACATGTGAAGGAAAATGTAATTCCCGCTATGACGAAAATACGTGATGCGGTTGATTTTCTGGAGCGTCATGTAGCTGACGATTATTGGCCGTTACCTGTTTATCGAGAAATGCTGTTTGTAAAATAG
- a CDS encoding rhomboid family intramembrane serine protease — protein sequence MYDDSFGASLKRGYRGLPVAIRTLITLNVGIYVLQVIAGIFGPDYAKAVINNFAFFPDWQIALFQPWRAFTYMFLHGSAFHLIFNMLWLWWMGRSVEERLGPRTFTVIYFAAGLGGALLYIIAAPILGFNPVIGASGAVYGIMVSFAMLYPKMPIMLILLPPIQARYVVAGLIAIDALLLGSADSTARIVHLAGAGIGYLMIKWHRQGTDLSSWILPVEQLWYRLKGMVQEQSSKPRNKNMYSVSDVEIIDEDEQSELDEILEKISEKGYDGLTDAEKQKLFELSKKN from the coding sequence ATGTATGACGATTCTTTTGGAGCATCATTAAAACGAGGATACCGCGGTTTGCCCGTTGCTATCCGTACGCTTATTACTCTCAATGTCGGGATCTATGTCCTGCAGGTTATTGCGGGAATTTTTGGTCCCGATTATGCTAAAGCGGTTATCAATAATTTTGCGTTCTTTCCCGACTGGCAAATTGCGCTATTTCAGCCTTGGCGGGCTTTTACCTATATGTTTTTGCACGGCAGTGCCTTCCACCTGATTTTTAATATGCTTTGGCTTTGGTGGATGGGACGCTCTGTCGAAGAACGACTCGGGCCGCGCACTTTTACCGTCATATATTTTGCAGCCGGATTGGGCGGGGCGCTGCTCTATATTATTGCGGCTCCAATTTTAGGATTTAATCCCGTAATAGGAGCATCCGGTGCTGTTTATGGCATCATGGTTTCTTTTGCAATGCTTTATCCCAAGATGCCTATTATGTTGATTCTCTTGCCTCCCATCCAGGCGCGGTATGTGGTAGCAGGACTTATTGCCATTGATGCTTTGTTGTTGGGATCTGCAGACAGTACCGCCCGTATTGTACATTTGGCGGGTGCCGGGATTGGTTATTTAATGATCAAGTGGCACCGGCAGGGCACAGACTTAAGCAGCTGGATTTTGCCCGTTGAGCAGCTTTGGTACCGGCTAAAGGGCATGGTACAGGAACAATCTTCCAAACCAAGAAATAAGAATATGTATTCGGTCTCCGACGTTGAAATTATTGATGAAGACGAGCAGTCAGAACTGGATGAAATTCTTGAAAAGATATCCGAAAAGGGATACGACGGACTGACCGATGCCGAAAAACAAAAACTCTTTGAATTGAGCAAGAAAAATTAG
- a CDS encoding TlpA family protein disulfide reductase — translation MKLDPKYFNTFLAICFVIAAGLIVFFTLSNRSSEHKAFQERMFEQDSLRIVTWNKVQTDDSLRISDFKGKFVVVDFWGNWSKASLRSHRQLAKVKQQYSDSIAVIAAAVGLQKDEAINYIQENQFPFNFVAGSKQFSEFQIPGLPAQLVYNPKGQLESIFMGYSDKGQYDSLKTIISDGR, via the coding sequence ATGAAGCTCGATCCTAAATACTTTAATACTTTTTTGGCGATCTGTTTTGTAATTGCTGCTGGATTAATTGTCTTTTTTACGCTTAGCAACCGCAGTAGTGAACACAAAGCATTTCAGGAGCGTATGTTTGAGCAGGATTCTTTGCGCATAGTCACCTGGAATAAGGTACAGACTGACGATAGCTTGCGGATATCCGATTTTAAAGGCAAATTTGTTGTTGTTGATTTTTGGGGAAATTGGTCGAAGGCATCACTCAGATCTCATCGCCAACTTGCCAAGGTTAAACAACAGTATTCTGATAGCATTGCGGTAATTGCTGCTGCGGTAGGGTTGCAAAAGGACGAAGCAATTAATTATATACAAGAAAATCAGTTTCCCTTTAACTTTGTAGCGGGATCAAAACAATTTTCTGAGTTTCAAATTCCCGGGTTACCTGCTCAGCTGGTGTATAACCCAAAAGGGCAGCTTGAAAGTATTTTTATGGGATATAGTGATAAAGGCCAATATGATAGTTTAAAAACAATAATCTCAGATGGAAGATAA
- a CDS encoding rhomboid family intramembrane serine protease gives MNYQNKQYSPNTELSIFPPAVKHLLIINVLVFIAMWTPNIGTYIQHFGMLYPIGSGEFHVWQLVSYMFLHAGFGHIFFNLFALWMFGQSIENIWGTRRFTIYYLLTGIGAALLHMFISGGQAPMLGASGAVYGILLAFGMMFPNRRIMLLFPPIPMKAKYFVAIFGVIEFVSGISRTNSNVAHFAHLGGMLVGFILIKYWGLKSQDSYQ, from the coding sequence TTGAATTACCAAAACAAGCAATACAGCCCCAATACTGAACTTTCTATTTTTCCTCCTGCAGTAAAGCATTTACTTATCATTAATGTGCTGGTTTTTATAGCCATGTGGACGCCCAATATCGGCACTTATATCCAGCATTTTGGTATGCTTTATCCTATTGGTTCAGGAGAATTTCATGTTTGGCAGTTGGTAAGCTACATGTTTTTGCACGCCGGATTTGGACATATTTTCTTCAATTTGTTTGCTCTTTGGATGTTTGGCCAGTCCATAGAAAATATTTGGGGTACCAGACGTTTTACTATTTACTATTTACTGACCGGCATTGGAGCTGCCTTGTTACATATGTTTATCAGTGGAGGCCAAGCTCCCATGCTGGGTGCATCTGGAGCTGTCTATGGTATTTTATTGGCTTTTGGGATGATGTTTCCCAATCGGCGTATTATGCTGTTATTCCCACCTATACCCATGAAAGCCAAATATTTTGTTGCTATTTTTGGAGTAATCGAATTCGTAAGTGGCATAAGTCGTACGAATTCTAATGTAGCCCATTTTGCACACTTGGGTGGTATGTTGGTAGGATTTATCCTCATCAAATACTGGGGGTTAAAGAGCCAAGACTCGTACCAATAA
- a CDS encoding 1,4-dihydroxy-2-naphthoate polyprenyltransferase translates to MDKLSKLKIWVHAARPQTLAAAFVPVCVGSSLAFHDGQFNSTATIVALICAFLIQIGTNFANDYFDFKKGADTDERLGFERATAKGYVSTEAMRNATAITMGIAFILGLYLVWIAGWEILCLGILSIIFGLLYTGGPFPLGYNGLGDLFVFVFFGIVAVMGTYYVNALQWSVAAFWASLAVGALCINILVVNNLRDIEQDRLAGKNTLGVIFGEQILRWEYSLMILLALVIPLYFFFQLKYDYSIFIPYFSLPFAGILLNTIWTESDKRKLNKTLEHTAQYMTLYAVLFSGGILADLL, encoded by the coding sequence ATGGACAAGCTTTCAAAACTAAAAATTTGGGTTCATGCCGCACGTCCCCAAACGCTGGCCGCAGCATTTGTTCCAGTTTGTGTAGGATCGTCACTAGCCTTTCATGACGGACAGTTTAATAGTACCGCGACAATTGTTGCTTTAATTTGTGCATTTCTTATTCAAATAGGTACTAATTTTGCTAACGATTATTTCGACTTTAAAAAGGGAGCGGATACCGATGAACGACTAGGGTTTGAGCGGGCCACCGCCAAAGGCTATGTAAGTACCGAAGCCATGCGCAATGCTACGGCTATTACAATGGGTATTGCATTTATACTGGGATTATATCTGGTGTGGATTGCCGGGTGGGAAATCCTATGTCTGGGTATTCTCTCTATTATCTTTGGATTACTTTATACAGGCGGCCCTTTCCCTTTGGGATACAATGGATTAGGTGATTTGTTTGTATTTGTTTTTTTTGGGATTGTAGCCGTAATGGGAACCTACTATGTAAATGCACTACAATGGAGTGTAGCTGCATTTTGGGCCTCCCTGGCAGTGGGAGCATTATGTATAAATATACTGGTGGTAAATAATCTGCGAGATATAGAGCAAGATCGGCTTGCGGGCAAAAATACGCTAGGTGTTATCTTCGGTGAACAAATACTCCGCTGGGAATACTCATTGATGATACTGTTGGCATTAGTTATTCCCCTGTATTTTTTCTTTCAGCTTAAATACGATTATTCCATTTTTATTCCTTACTTCAGTCTTCCTTTTGCAGGAATATTATTAAACACAATATGGACGGAATCTGACAAACGAAAGCTGAACAAGACATTGGAACATACCGCTCAATATATGACGCTTTATGCTGTTTTATTTAGCGGTGGAATTTTAGCCGATTTACTGTAA